In the Salvia miltiorrhiza cultivar Shanhuang (shh) chromosome 8, IMPLAD_Smil_shh, whole genome shotgun sequence genome, TTTGGCAATCCATCTGTTGAAGAACTTCACTTCTACACTATTTCCGAGACAATTGAATTTATCAAACAAATGTATCATTAATCAAGTGCTTGGCAGCAAGGGAAAAGAATTGACATCTTAACATAGATCTACACTTAATCTTCATTCCCAAGAACAATACTCAACTAATTCAAGTTTTGTTGATTCAACCAAACACGTGCCAGTGGCATTTCCCAATATTCAACACAAATTGTTGTGCCAAAAGTATTTCATATGTTTAAATACAAAATGAGAAAATAGAACATCTAAAGAAACCCAACACCCCACCCCAGGCGACAAACATAAATTTAGCTGTTTCAAGCTCCTCGCTTTCCGTTAATTACACacacgaatatatatatatatatatatatatatatatatatatatatattgaagatGGACCTGGAATTAATCCTGAAAGCAGCAGGGAGCGGCGTCCTAAGATACTTAATGAAGGTATCCCATTCTTCAGCTGATACAATTCCTTGCACCTACACATAATTCAAGCACAATCGTAACAAATTACACTCattaagaaaaatttaaaaagaaaaacataaacaatttttaaaaaaaaatatccgCTTTTCGGCAATCCAAGAAaacaaaagcaaataaataaaagctaGTACTACACTTATTCTGCCATAAATCTCCGATGCTTACTTTGTAATATTCGTCGAAAGCGAGGTTCTGCGTCTCGAAGGGCTCCCAATGTTTATGTACTTTGCCGCCATTGTTGGCGTCGGCGGGTGTGTCAATAGCAGAACCGTCGGATTTGGGGCGCTTCCACACGTTCTCTCTGTTCTGGCTGAAGTGCTTTCTCTGAGTGCGAGATCTTCCCCTTCCTCCCATTTTCTCTCTAtctgtttctctctctttcaattGGATTGCTTGTTTTCTGTGCTCAGTAGTTGCAAGTGTATAACTGCTGCTGCAGCTGCTCCTTTTGAATGTGAAAACTGCCTTCATTTTTAGGCGTTAGGGGAAGAAGACGCGGGTTAACTTTTGGGCCTTTTTTTGCTGGATTGGACTTTAGCCCAACATTGAATCTAACATTTGCATTTTGTTGCTGAACAAATTAGGGAatcaatgtatgaattatgaaaatatccatagcaaaaaataaaattattcaattacataaaaaaaatttaaaaattaattatttttatacaaaaatataaatttatcccTAACATTAAAATTAGGGTTAATGGCATGTAAAACCACGAACTTTGAACGAATTCTGGTTTTAACCTCTAACAAAAGATTCTGCTTATAAAACCACAAACTTTGAAATCTTTCTGATTTTGACTACGGGATAAATTTCTGACCAAAAATAGGTTGAGTTGGCAGCTTGAAATCCAGCATGTCTTAATCGACGATGACACAAAAATGATGTCGTTCTTTTAAAAAagcaaaacgacgtcatttaacTAAAGAAAATAGATTAAAATGTCACATAAGCGGCTGGAAATTTATCCCGTAGTCAAAATCAGAAAGATTTCAAAGTTTGTGGTTTTACAGGCAGAATCTTTTGTTAGAGGTTAAAATCAGAATTCGCTCAAAGTTCGTGGTTTTACATGCCATTAACCCTTAAAATTATCTATAGTTTAtttctctctctgctctcaccGTCTCATGCAAActcttcttctctctcataTCTCCTCCTTCCCTTTGAAATTACCGCCGTCACCTCCGGCGGCATGGCTCATTTCCACCAACGTGAGCTCGTGTTCCTGCCGCAGCATGGTCTCCACCAGCACGTGCTGCGTGGACCTCCACATAATCTTCCttggaaaattattatatttaatttcctTCTACTTTCTTAAATGCAACCATGACAGAGAGTCTCGTTACATTTGCAAATGCTTTTAACTtgcataaaatttaaaaaattatagattCTGAATTGGTGATGGAGAAGTTTGCGGATTCCACGGTGTCATACATTGGCAATCAAATTCCAAGCAAATCCATTATAAAATGTTATCAATCTTGATgatagaaatttaaaaaaacatGCGTGATAGCAACATGATAGATGAAGTTATACATTTATTACAAGATGCAATATTTGTTTGTACAATAAACTAGTGGTAGTGAAAAAAGTTGAAGATCATAGCGCACAAACAAAATCCCCACTTGTCTCGACCTCATCTATATCTTCGTCCGTATCGATGTCATCAAGATCCATGCTTCCTTGGAGCATCGGACAACCCGTTTTAGGGTCGTCCGATGCTCTTCTAGCTTCTTGTATGGCAGCCAATGCCTCTTCAATACTTTGAGTAGAGTAGTCGTCTGCGTTTCTCATCTCCAAACTAGCTTCATCTCCTTCCATGAATTCTATTGGAAGGTTCTGTAGAAACCAAGGATGCTTCTTAATTTCTGGAATGCTTATTCTCTGTTTAAGAAGATGATCCACAACCACAAGATAATTAGCCAAAATAGTAAACTCAAATTTGTACAAGAGTGAGTGATATAAATTGGTGTACCTTTTGAGGGTCGGCAACAAATATTCGAGATAAAAGATGTTTGCATTCTTTGGAGACTCTAACGTAGTCGGGGATGGAGTAGTGGACGCTGAGTATTCTCTGCTtggaaagaattaattaatcaatattatgAGCGTGTTATTGGCGTAGTAAAAATAACTCACGTTGATTGTTTTCTTGAAATTTCTTGGATCATCAGGATCTTCAAATGGATACGCACCAACTAGCATCACATATAGTGTAACCCCACATGACCAAACATCTGCAATCTATAATAGACTCGTTTCATTACAGAGCAGCAGGAGCAAAGGCGGAAATTAAACAAGTCTAAGCCACCAACCTTGCCGTCGTATTCTTTCCTCGATAACACCTCCGGTGCGATATAGGCCGGAGTTCCCACAGTCGACTTAGGTTGAGAATGCAACACAGCTGACTACAATGTGGAAACCACAcattcattttccaacaatattGTCAAACATATATAGGTTTAACTCATGGCCTAAAACTACCTTAGAATAACCGAAGTCACATATCTTGAGGCGGGGCGCAGGGCTCCCATCTAACAATGTGTTTTCAAGCTTAAGATCTCTATGGCAAATTTGCTGCATTTTTGTGGGAAATgacaaaatcatcaaaactcatgtaacaaaaatttatgaaaatatatggCTAGCTCTGTATGTATTACCATGGAATGGCAATAACTGACTCCAGAAATCAGCTGTTGAAAGAAAAATCTTGCCTAAATACACCCAAAATTGTCAGAAGCATTCCATGAGCAAGAATCAAAGAAATCAGTGTTAGATATGCAAAGTGTGAAGCAAGGCTAGTTATACCTCATCTTCACTAAATCTCCCAGCATTGCATATTCGCTCAAAGAGCTCTCCGCCGGCTGCATATTCCATTACTATGGCTAGATGAGTTGGGGTAAGCAACACCTGATAAGGAGCAACTATTGGTTTTagtttgaaattcaaattgatTGAAATATGACACAGTTTTCTATCTCAATCTTGTAGGTTGTTTTGAATTCTTAGTTCTACTTTTGAAGCAGAGCTCTGTTTCTAGTTCTTATTAACTACCAAACTCAGCTGTCCAAAACAAGAAACAACCCAAGAAATGAACATATTCTGCACAAAGTCAGCAGTGAAGTTCAACAtcactgtgtgtgtgtgtgtgtgtgtttcagACAAaaagatttgagtttatatattaCCTCTTTGAATCTGATAATATTGGGGTGTCTGAGTGACCTATGATTCATGATTTCCCTCTGAACATGCTCATCAATCTACAGACAAAGAAAAACAGAACTTGAAAATAAACATCAAATTTAAAGAGTTAAACAAGACAAAAACTTGAATAAAAAAAAGCTCTGACCTTTTTGCCTCTCTCAATGTACTTAACTGCATAGAGCTCACCGCTCCATTTATCCTTCACAAGCTTGGCCACACCAAAATTCCCAGATCCCAAATCTTTCAAAATATCGTATCTTTCCATTTTAATTTATTGCATGAAAAAAACTGATTTCGATCGATCGCGAGTGTTTTGTTTGcatggaaaaaagaaaaaagagaaaacatATATCAGTTCGTGCGTGTGTGAAGCATCTTTGTCGAATGATCAACTGTCCGAATTCTTGCAAACTGGAAATTCCGAAGTTAGGTCTGATGATGCTTCGTTTATATCTTGGGACATGGAAATGGAGGTGCACACGTGGCACGATGCTAGTGGCTGGAATTTATTACAATTTGACTTGGCCCAATTTTTCTAAATAAAGGTCTTAATgaaattttgtaaattaattaGTTTGGTGGTATTCGGCAGACTCATACTGACCTGGATTTCTTCTCTGTTTTGCTATCCGCGGAAAGAAGTTAGTTAACAATTTATTTAATCGATCGCGTTATTTCCTGAATAGTATAGTTTTATTTGGTGGATAAAATTAATAGAATTAGATAAATATTAAGTAATTAATTCCATTTTAAAGTaataaatgattatttaattacatgattAGGGTGCATGTTAGATTATCTATCAGGGATTGAGTTatacaaatcaaatatttaattaaataaaattattttattaattagatcTTATCACTCAAGTTAAATACATTCATAAgtaataaagaaaaatgaagacaACTATTGTAGACTGTAGTTGTATTGTCTCACACCATTATTGTTATCTGAAAAATAATTTTGGACACGGTCTAGTTGATCAACTATAATTATCGTGACTAAAGGCTATTGTATTTTACCTtattaacatttttattttcctttatgTATAAATTTAGTGACGAGAGAATATTTTGGATATGattctttaattttgttttaactactttaaaatttcatttttttcttatctcATATTATACTTTTTATTCGAATTATCATATTTGTTGGGTAAGTTTTCGTATGTGTGTATGTACGCATGAAAAATTAGATTACGATTCCAAGGTATCAATTCACTATCGCAGTCAATGCCCCACCCACTCAACATATATGCactaaaaaatttaattcatcGTGATGCATAAGTATATAGTGTGtgatttgtttttgtttttttctaataaaaaaacaaaagtaTTACAGGACTTAAATTCGAGAAGCTTCCATTTGTCTctgaaaattataatatttactccctccctttaagtattttattttgaatataattttgtCCTAAAATAAGTGAGTATAATTTatgcaaaaaaaatatgaaattattaaatttatcctGGCTCGATTTTTCAATCGCACCATAATCTTACGAACTTTTCATATTTCCTACAATAATTAAAGTAAAAGAAGTAAATTTTCActtttattgtatatttttttgttatgaCTTGAGATATTTTTTGAGtaaaatttcacttttattgTATTACTTTTATGTTATGAgttgagaattttttttgagGTAGGAATGAAGTATTTGAAATGACATTAATAGGACAGAAACAAAAAGTAAGAATGAGATAAAAGCTTTCCCAAGTTTGAAATAACAAAAGCTCTTCCAACTTTGAAATACAAATGAGGAATTGAAGGACAAATTGGTAATCATATGTCCCTTTCTGTTGGGCTCATCTTTAAAAGCCAAAGAGGCCATTGCCAAAAAGATGGATTTGAACATTGAGAAAGAATCTCATCCTATCTGCCATCGCAATTATGCTTAACCTACCACTTTATGGGACTCCACTCTTTAATGAGAGAAGGAGAGTTGTGGTGATGGTAGATGGATTATCAAGGCCATTAATATTTTCTACTATCATTTCATTTATTGCAATTCATGAAATACAGATTCGATCTTAAAGTAATTTCGGGAGTTTGAGAATGGAGGTGATTAAGTAAGCGTGAAGATTTGATTCTTGGAAAataaaagcaaaagaaaaagaggaaaGAGATTGGAGAGGCAATTTGGAAGGGGAAAATGACGTGGACGAGCGAGAGCAAggatagaagaagaagaagaaggatggCAGGCTTTCTTTCTTGCAAGTTGGATTGGATGGTTTATGGGCCCCCACATGAATGGGCATTTATTCCCTATGTTTTTGCTTtagttttgtttgtttgtttgttttgtagTACGAGATTTTTGTGTTTGATAAGGTTTGGTTGATTCACGATTTAACATTAACCGCGTCGGATCTTATGAATTATCATCCCTCCACCCCCACTTTTCCACTCCGTTCGCCACGTGTAAGAACAAGGACTGCCCCAAATTCTTTAATACTAACTCAAAATCCATATTTACCAACTATAATTTatcctccctccgtcccactataaggaggtgattggtatggtggaatggaggtgggaatggaatggtgat is a window encoding:
- the LOC131001459 gene encoding serine/threonine-protein kinase SAPK2, which translates into the protein MERYDILKDLGSGNFGVAKLVKDKWSGELYAVKYIERGKKIDEHVQREIMNHRSLRHPNIIRFKEVLLTPTHLAIVMEYAAGGELFERICNAGRFSEDEARFFFQQLISGVSYCHSMQICHRDLKLENTLLDGSPAPRLKICDFGYSKSAVLHSQPKSTVGTPAYIAPEVLSRKEYDGKIADVWSCGVTLYVMLVGAYPFEDPDDPRNFKKTINRILSVHYSIPDYVRVSKECKHLLSRIFVADPQKRISIPEIKKHPWFLQNLPIEFMEGDEASLEMRNADDYSTQSIEEALAAIQEARRASDDPKTGCPMLQGSMDLDDIDTDEDIDEVETSGDFVCAL